The following are from one region of the Coffea eugenioides isolate CCC68of chromosome 2, Ceug_1.0, whole genome shotgun sequence genome:
- the LOC113761845 gene encoding cyclin-D3-2, translated as MAIEKNVHYHPQTQHQSLQSFSLDALYCEEEKWGDVEQEGEEDEGVLDVCESNTNAILKNNNNNGTATNCPSSLFPPPLHLPLLEQDLFWEDEELLSLFSKEKETQHLASSGNANAKDPVFSAARREAVEWILKVNAYYGFSTLTAILAINYLDRFLSSLHYQKDKPWMIQLASLTCLSLAAKVEEIQVPLLLDFQVLDSKYVFEAKTIQKMELLILSTLKWRMNPVTPISFLDHIIRRLGLKSHVHWEFLRRCESLLLTVMPDSGFSSYLPSVLATAIMLHVIHQVDPYNAIDYENQLLEVLGISKTKVTDCYEAIAVLSSTSNSLKRKYDPVPSSPLGVMDAFFNSGSSNDSWVGTTGGLSGSSPPEEPQPLIKKSRVQEQQMRLPSLTRVFVDIVGSPR; from the exons atGGCTATAGAGAAAAATGTGCATTACCATCCGCAAACACAACACCAAAGCCTCCAATCATTCTCCTTAGATGCTCTTTATtgtgaagaagaaaaatgggGAGACGTGgaacaagaaggagaagaagacgAAGGAGTTCTAGATGTCTGTGAAAGTAATACCAATGCTATCTTAAAGAATAACAACAACAATGGAACAGCAACAAACTgcccttcttctctttttcctccTCCTCTGCACCTTCCCTTGTTGGAGCAAGACTTGTTCTGGGAAGATGAAGAGCTTCTGTCCCTTTTCTCTAAAGAGAAAGAAACTCAACATCTTGCTTCTTCTGGCAACGCTAATGCAAAAGATCCCGTATTCTCAGCTGCTCGTCGAGAGGCTGTGGAATGGATTCTAAAAGTCAATGCCTATTATGGATTCTCTACTTTGACTGCTATTCTTGCCATCAATTATCTCGACAGATTCCTTTCTAGCCTACATTATCAGAAGGATAAGCCATGGATGATCCAACTTGCATCCCTCACTTGCCTCTCGCTGGCTGCAAAAGTTGAAGAGATCCAAGTTCCCCTTCTTTTAGACTTTCAA GTGTTGGACTCAAAATATGTGTTTGAGGCTAAAACCATTCAGAAAATGGAGCTATTGATTCTATCCACACTCAAATGGAGGATGAATCCAGTGACCCCAATTTCATTTCTTGATCACATAATAAGGAGGCTGGGATTGAAGAGCCATGTCCACTGGGAGTTTCTCAGGAGATGCGAGAGTCTCCTCCTCACGGTCATGCCTG ATTCAGGATTCTCAAGTTATCTTCCATCTGTGCTGGCTACCGCAATTATGCTTCACGTTATTCATCAAGTGGATCCATATAATGCCATTGACTATGAGAACCAACTTCTTGAAGTTCTCGGAATCAGCAAG ACAAAAGTGACCGATTGCTATGAAGCCATTGCAGTGCTATCAAGCACTAGCAATTCTCTTAAGCGGAAATATGATCCAGTTCCAAGCAGCCCTCTTGGTGTAATGGATGCATTTTTCAACTCTGGTAGCTCAAATGATTCCTGGGTGGGTACAACGGGGGGTTTGTCTGGTTCTTCTCCTCCTGAGGAGCCTCAGCCCCTGATCAAGAAGAGCAGAGTTCAAGAACAGCAGATGAGACTGCCCTCATTGACCAGGGTATTTGTGGACATTGTTGGCAGCCCTCGTTAA